A genomic window from Anticarsia gemmatalis isolate Benzon Research Colony breed Stoneville strain chromosome 6, ilAntGemm2 primary, whole genome shotgun sequence includes:
- the LOC142973753 gene encoding uncharacterized protein LOC142973753, whose amino-acid sequence MPAGEDSHRHNKANIKSKANADGKKTAGSRDNVDVKRNAPKLKPAEWKTMGTLKVRFPGDVDKKRRDAKVSSKEVDDDDDDDDDDEDDDDDDDDDDDDDDDDDDDDDDDDDDDDDDDDDDNDDDDDDDDDEEDNAKLAAIKSILKFKNPNQDATWKKVGKLNIRYPGNKPNKRSAEVDDDDDDDDNDNDDDDDDDDDDDDDDDDDDDDDDDDDDDDDDDDNDDDDDDSAEVDDDDDDDDDDDDDDDDDDDDDDDDDDDDDDDDDDDDDDDDDDDEEDEKRNKVKTKIGKASRRKQDDDDDDEDNSLLGRIRRMFTGDRCFYIGLGAKPAVPKMTYEPYQCCPTKVQSPTKVAKATPTKMPSKKLDKEKPMQKPQFAGGKGKNKALAKPDKPGKGKKGLFEGDNIWWW is encoded by the exons ATGCCTGCAGGTGAAGATAGCCACCGACATAATAAAGCTAATATTAAATCGAAGGCCAATGCAGATGGTAAAAAAACAGCGGGGTCGAGAGATAATGTTGATGTAAAGAGGAATGCCCCAAAACTAAAACCTGCAGAATGGAAAACTATGGGAACGTTGAAAGTGAGATTCCCTGGAGATGTTGATAAGAAACGGCGTGATGCCAAAGTGAGTTCGAAAGAGgtggatgatgatgatgatgatgatgatgatgatgaagatgatgatgatgacgatgatgacgatgatgatgatgacgacgatgatgacgacgatgatgatgatgatgatgatgatgacgacgacgacgatgatgatgataatgatgatgacgatgacgacgatgatgatgaagaaGACAATGCAAAATTAGCGGCTATCAAAAGTATTCTAAAATTTAAGAACCCTAATCAAGACGCTACTTGGAAAAAAGTCGGTAAATTGAATATTCGGTATCCTGGTAATAAACCTAATAAGCGTTCAGCTGAGGTTGAcgatgatgacgatgacgatgacaaTGACAATgacgatgatgacgatgatgacgaCGATGACGACgacgatgacgatgatgatgatgatgacgacgatgatgatgatgacgacgacgatgatgatgataacGACGACGATGACGATGACAGCGCTGAAGtagacgacgacgacgatgatgatgatgacgatgatgatgatgacgacgacgatgatgatgatgacgatgatgacgatgatgatgatgatgatgatgatgatgatgatgatgacgacgatgatgatgacgatgaggAGGATGAAAAAAGGAACAAAGTAAAAACGAAAATAGGCAAAGCAAGTCGTCGCAAGCAAGATGATGATGACGACGATGAAGATAATAGTTTACTCGGTAGAATAAGACGAATGTTCACAG GCGATCGCTGTTTCTACATTGGATTGGGGGCGAAACCGGCCGTCCCAAAAATGACTTACGAACCATACCAGTGCTGTCCCACTAAAGTTCAGAGTCCGACAAAAGTAGCGAAGGCCACGCCGACCAAGATGCCGTCCAAGAAACTCGACAAGGAGAAACCCATGCAGAAGCCGCAGTTCGCAGGCGGCAAGGGCAAGAACAAGGCCCTCGCCAAACCAGACAAGCCGGGCAAGGGCAAAAAAGGTTTATTCGAGGGTGACAATATTTGGTGGTGGTAA